TTGAGTGTGGGAACCGTAGAACAGTCGTTCTCGTTTATTACCTATTTAAACCATATCTGAGGTCACCGCCATGGATCTAAATTATTAAGTTTATCCAACAAGTTTAATTAACTTTCAAGCGGATAGCAAAACATTCAGCTAAGTAATAGTATGTACTTCCAAAATTTAAACAACACCTTAACCTACATATCTCATTCACTGCAATTCGCTGTTGTCTGTAATAAAACCAAGGTGTTACGACTTTTCTAAtaattttgcatttatttgcGTAATTTAGTTCGGTTTTATGCGCGTAAGTGACGCATTAATTTGAGCTAGTTTAGATGTGAGAATGCCTTAAATGTTCACTTCATATTAGATAAATAATTTACGCATAAACTTGTCTGCGGACAGTAGCCGGTTTTCAGCAAAGTCAAAGTGATCCGATAAATTGTAGATTGTGATATTAGACACTGTTTTTGGTTGACTTAGTTTGGTTTTTAATTGACTGGAAAATTGATTGACTTGAGGTTTAGATGGCGGAGATTGAATCGCACCCAATGGCACAAGTGGCTGGACGTAAGGAATGGCGCCAATTTGCATAGATTTCAACAATCTAATGGTTCTGACAAGTTGCTAAGCAATTTTGAGGAATTATCTACATTCCACTTGTCATCATAAAAACTTATTACAACACAATATCGCGTGAATTATAATCGAATTCGACTAATCGCCCGGACACACCCGGACATTTGTAAAGAATTCCTATCTGTGTTCGGCAATTAGGAGAATGAcattaaatgaataaattcGGCTCTAAGTAGGGTATAGTTTACACACTTGAGGGATGTCATTAAAGTATACTATTCAAATCcgcaaacacaataaacaaacCCCAATTAATCGCACCTTTTTATTTTGCCAAGCGCAATTAATAATTCCACCTTTTTAATGCCGACTTTAAGCATGATtcacaaaagaaaaaaagcttacaagttgtaaaataaatatttgttaaacAGAAGACACCTTTAAGTGATAAAAATCTGCAAGGCGTAATTGTTCTGACGCTAAACGTTATAATTATGCTTTATTTGCGAACAATTGTGAGCGGGTTGGGGAAGATTTACGAGAAACCAGTTTTCAAATTAACAAGCCAATGCCCGCAgcccaaaaagaaaacatgCCCAACATTCTAAAAAGTGTTTAGATGGAATACCCGCAACAGACATTTAAACCAGTTTATTTGttctattgtttttaataCAGCTTCTGTTACGGCGTCAACTTTTTGAATTCGACCATAACTCCCCGTTCGGGACAGAAAAAGATGGTTTGTTTGCCGGATTCGTGGGTTCGCCGTCTTCGTCGTGAGCAAACCATGGCAAATGTATATGACGTTGGCAGCTACATCTACAGCTACAAGTCATGAATATATTTCGTACCATTTTCGAGAGCCactgagtgagtgagtgatgAATGGCACGCTAGCAACAGCGAAGGCAACAAACAGCATTAATTTCCAGGTCTGAGATGGCAAACAGAATCAGATCCGGTTAACCAAAAACGTAGCCAGCTGAGGAGACTCAGAGCGAGGAAGCCTCAGCTGACTCCGGATCAGCTATACatgcttatatatatatataaagctATATGTACACAAACACTATGCGTTGGCGGCGAACGGAATGTtggtaaaaacaaaaaaaaaagaaacactAACCAACACCTGCACGCTAAAAAAGCTTCCACACATAAGCTGctgttatttattttcttttttttttgtaaaaacaTGCACGACATCACGGATTCCCCTAAAAAAACTAGATATTCACATACTATATAAAAACTACTGGTTTTTGTGCCCAACTCTGTCGGCGCCATCAATTGTCGCATTGTACTTTCTGTGAGTCTCTCTTCAATTTCGTCAGCTGTTTCGCGTTCGTTTTCTAAGTCTTTTGATTCATGCGAGTCCGGTACGTCGCAAAATTCACTTTCATCTCGCTTCGTGCGTGACTCTTGGCGTTTAAACAAAAGACGCTGATTTTTTTCACGTGGCATTGCATAATTAGTTTTTGAAAAACACATGCAGAGTAACTACTAATTGTAATCTACTGAACTAGTATCGAATTAGTGAAAAGAACCtagttaaataaaatatcaaatttcTTTTTACAACTTATAATTAGTCGATCATAAGCAGTAGCAGTACATTTCAATGCGATAGTTTTGAACGCAGTACGCCTGATCGGCGTATCTGTCTGTCCTGGTCACAGGACCTCCCAGCTTCATATCCGTCTTTTCCCCATTGAACATGGTTATGAGAACGGTGGCATCGAAGTTTCCATCCCCGGGCGTCGTTTTCAGGCGGACCATAACCTGGGACAGCCTGTAGTTTCCTCGGTAGGTACTACTTTTGGCGCGGTAGGCAGAGCGAACTGACTGCAGGCTTAGAACTTTACACTGAGGATATGGCTTGATGAGCTCGTTGATCCTGTCCACTGCGAAACTGGCAGCCTCTTGAATGGCACTTTCGTGGGTGGATACCGATTTCAGTTCGTTGCAGAGGCAGTAGTGTTGCTTTATCTCGGCGGTTTTACAATTTCGGTTCTGAGGAATGGGTAAAAACAGACTGATTCCGCGCTCGTTCGTCAAATAAAGCGTTCTATTCCTCACATTGACATTGGTCAGTCGATCAAGATGGATCACATCTTTAAGGGTTTCGTGCAGATCGAATGTGGTAATGAGACTTCTGGCGTTTCGTTCGAAATTCGATATGGCGAGCGGAAATCTCCTTTTCAGCCATTCGGGATAAATGGCGATCAAGAGGGGCTGCGACATTTCATGTTGTCCCGGAGCAGTTCGGGCGAATGAATCAAATCTCAGACCGTGATCACCCATAAACAGGATCAACGTGTTCTCCATCACTCCCTTTTCGTGTAGCCTGGTCAAAATACTCAGGTAATCCTTATCCACAAACTTGGCAAATGGAAAGACGTCGTGTATGCCGTGCATATTCCACAGAAATGAGAAAAATAACTGGCGTTCCATGTGCGGAATCAGCTTGGAGACGAAATCATAGTAAAACTCCCCATAGAGACGATGACCCGTGCACTTTAGATCGAATGTGGTGCGGTATAACGAATGAGATTCGATTTCAGTCATCAGAGGTCGCATGTAAATATCGGTGGGCTGCTTCTGGAAGCCCCTCTTTCTGTAGATAAACAGCCCGGCGGTATCCGTGTCCTCTGCAAAGATGGTGCTGTATCCCGCCCTCTTGAATTCATTCCACAAGAAGTTACATTTGTCAAAGTTCAATTCGTCCTTGTAGCAAGACTCCTCCATCTGCGAAACACTAAGTCCGCTTACCAGAGGGATCAAGTTGGGATAGGTGTTCAAGGCGACGCGATTATAGCCCCAGAATTCGGTGTGCGGCAGATGCTCGATGAAGTCGGCCACGCGATGAAAGTAACGCATGTAGTGCATGTGCGAGATAGAATCTACTCCCAGGATCATCACCGACAGCTTTCGCTTCTGAAGTTCTGTTGATCTGTTCGTATCCTGGGGCAGTGGTGGCAGGAAGTACAGAACGTCGTGGAATATGATCCTGCCAAAGTCCACCCAGCACCAAGTACGAATGTGTTGCAGACCAGTACCCACCTCAAGGTATCTCGTTCGATCGGTGAGCTTGAAAAACTTCATGGATATGTACTTGTTGTGTGCGTCATCGACCCTCACAAACTCCCGATAAATGCAGGAGACTTGCCTCCATGAGAGAATCCCAAGCCTCGATATGTTGCGCACCAAGTAATTCCTGTCTCCAATTGTCTCGGCGACCATCAGCTGCTGCATTCTACATAAAACGGGTTCAATGGGCTCCATGAAGGACAGGGCGTAAAGCGAAAGTGGTTTCGTCGCACTTATTCGACATCCCGTGGTGTTGACAAAGAGTTCATCTTCCTCATTGATGTAGATCTGGGGCACTTCGCTTATATCAATCGTTTTATTCCGATCAGAAAGGGAAGTCAATATCAGATAGCACAGAACCGCCAAGAGGAAAATGTTGAACAATCGACTAGCAATTCGCTTTCTCTTCATTAGTTATTTTAGCTTATACTTTTCAGTCAGTTAACACGCCTACTTGAATACTATTTCTATGCCTCATGATTTCTAACGTACTAttatggaaatggaaaaaactTGTATTATCAAGACTTTGTTCTTAGACGTTCAATTCGCGAACAGAGTCCAAAATCTGAAAACTTTCGCTTTCGGTTTCAAACAAGTTGCTCAAAACTATGACTTTTTATGGCGATTAAAAAAATAGTGAATGTGGACAGTGACATCTATTTGTTAGCTGTTAATTGGTTGCCAAATTGGAAGGCATATAAAAATGCGCACATgacttaatttaattttacattCCCGGGCGAGTTCTCGCCCCGCTTAACATCAGTACTAATGAATGCCAAAGAATTTATTTTATCTCCAGCGGCTTAATTAAGAGTTGCGATTCGCAAAGAATGCAGTCATTCCCAAATCGAAGTTCTATTGAAACACTTGCCTAACATATACGATCAGTTCAGTTTACACGATGTTAATGATTCAGTTGACTGACTGGCTTTTTCGTTAATCAAAATACCATTTGCCTAATTAAGAACTCTAGTATTGGTCATTTTTGCTAATATGTATGAATAAGCACTCAATTCAAAAGTCCAAATGATGATCAATACCAAACGAGGGATTTTAATAAATAGGGGATTTATTCACATCTTAATTGATGGTTTTGATTCTGAAGAAAAAGTTCTTGAAGTGTGCTAAATAGGCAAGGTGAATTTCCATTATAAGCATTATAGTTAACGAAGTATATAAGTTACTTTTAAGCATCACTTTTTATTGTGCACTTATACcttttttgttaatttgatATAGCAAATTCAAAATAATCAATCGAAACTGAGGCAACAATAGGCCTTCGCGAATGCTAATAAATTTGATGGAAGGaaacaaaatgaaacaaattATTTGGCGGGTCGAATTAATCGACCGACTTCCCCAAAAGCCACCTGCTGCGATCGGAGATCCAAAATCCGAGATCCGAAAGCCGTCGATCTTTCGACCAGGAAGAGGGCGCACcgcggggggcgtggctggccAGCACAATGGGATACATTTCTCGTTTGTTTGCAGTAATTTCATTACGctaaatatttcaaaacaaAAGTACAAAATCGTTTGGTCGAACGTACATCAATGCATAAGCGAAATGGCAGAGCCAGCAAAACAATGTAAGTCGGGGTGAGAAATGAGATACAAATGCTAAATCGAGAGGAAGCCCGTTGATCGTGCGTTGACATCGAGTGtcgtgccacgccccctagCCACTGCATATCCACAGGTGGGACGTGACCAGTATCGTCAGACATCGTGGAATCTATAGAATATACTGAGCGGATTTATAGCTCGAAAATGCATCTGAACTTCTCTGGCGAGAATAAGATATGATGTTTTAAGTACCAATAGGCAACAATAATGAAGTATAATATATGTGAGACCAATTTCTAGCACTCAGATACTATTAACTTGGGTTGGTAAACCCGAGAACAATTTCTCACAGTGTGCGTATAATACATACAAACACTTTTTTATGCATAATAAATTGCTTGTGGCGGGATCTAATCGGTCATTTTGAAGCCACGAGATCTTGGCACGTCTGGCGATTCGGATGCAAGGCGTCTATGGGATGACGTCAATGTGGACCAGGTAGTATTTACGGAGTTCAAAAATGATGGGTTTATTTGCCTTTGAGTCGTTATTTCGCTAACAGCACATAAATCGCCATGCAGCAATTGCATTTAAGTCATGAGTGCGAGTCATCGAGTTAATCTGGACAACTCAACTTTGAAACTAAGCCCAATTATGTGATTTGAAACCAATAAAACCACTGTTCGAACTGGGGTGATAAAACTGATGATCTGTGCATATGATCCATTCCCAGGCTAAACAAAGCTCGCCAACGGCACGATCCATGTCTATGCAAATGGACCTAATTGAATTGAATAACCATACGATATCGGGAAGTGGTACTCACCATAACAATGCACGGAGCCCAGATCCAGACCGTAACTAATCAGTAGCAACAGCAGGGCTCCTCCGTAGGTTGCCCCCGGCCAGTGGAGCCGGAGCTTGGTTCGACTTTTGTTTTCTGCCCTCCGATGGGGCGCACTTGGAACACTCATATTGATTGCAAACAATGTCTTCTATTTTGTATGCTATTCGTTGTTCGCTATTTTGGTGCACGAAATTCGGTCGTTTGTATTGTTAAACTAATTAGGTAGACCAACACTTGAGATTGGGATTGACTTCGAGGGCATGGGCTTAATTTTGCATTATTTCGAGTTTCATCACATTTGGTTCACACTTAAAATTCTACTCGGCTGAGATTCCATGGTTTTCCAATTATGCACTGCGAAGTAAAACAATCGATTCCTTTGAGAAGTGATCTTCTTAACTCTATGATTCATGCGGAGATTCGCACACtttgtttgcatattttttcgTACACCGACTCACTCCAATTCTCGTTAAAAATCTTGACGATCAACTAAATTACCATAAACCTAATGAAGTTATCTAATATGCAATTTTTCGGTCATAGTCACTTgcttttttggaaaataccAGAACTTGCCAATCGATATAACTAGCTTATTTAATAGCTTATTGATTCCCTTTTAAGCCGCATTTTGTAGTCAAATTATAAAAATCGAAATCGACTTGACCGCAGAGGGCCAAAAGTAAATAGCGAATTGGTTCGTTAATGCCGAGCAATTAAATTGATTGCACAGAGTGAGGCGAACGAATTAAATCGCATTTATCGAATGCAGTGTGCTGaatggccaaaaataaatggcAAAGCAAATAAAGGGCGAAGAGGCGGCCCCAAATGGAATTACCCACAGAGCAATTGACCTTCTGCGGCCTTACAAACCGCAGCCGACAAACGACGACCAGATTCCATTAGTCATAATCGACAATGGTCGGAAAGAAGCCGAAAACTGAAGATACAAAGCATAGATACATGTGTGCATATGTGCCAGGCAAGGCAAAAAAGCATATAAAATGCCATTGCACAACTGCAAACAATTAACATTACAGCAACTGCAGAGTGCTAGAGCTAACAAAGTCATAAGGCTCACTACCACCCCCACCCCCTCTCCCTTCTACCATTTTTACATTAACTTTTTTCCGCCCAATGCAATTTGGAGTTTGTTTGGAAACTATTATTAAATGGACGCGCAGAGAAAACTTTTTGTGCGGTAAAAGCCAGATCCAAGTGCTCGGCTAAAATGGTGGGCGATCCACTGGccaaaatacatatatatatgtacatctccatatatatatatataaagagaTCCAAAGAGTGAGCGAGAGAGAAAGTCCAGAAAGCGTGGAAGACTGAACGGCCATAATCACTTGGAAATTACGGTATAATACGAAAAATTATATTGCGGCAAGAGTTGGAAGCCACAACTTTTAGCTTTCCGAACATTAGCCATCGCCCCCGGCCATTTCGcattaattaataaacatttCTGTGGCTAATTTCAGAAATTGTTGTCCGCAGTTCGAGCAAAGATGGAATAAATCCGAAATTCCTATGGATCAACCAGCTTCTAAGACGCAATCCGAAAACCAGAATTAgccattttaaaaatatcactAAAATAGCAagaaattgttattgttgcgaAGGCAAACTTAGGGAATGCGAAGATAATGCATTTCGATTGAATGCCAATCAAAAACGTATCTTcgtttggaaaatattttcatcTCACTCATAATTCTCGTTATTATTCTGGAATTGAAGTAACTAGAAGTTTATGTTTCGCTGATTCTTCTTGGCCACTAGTTGTGTAGCCCTAGTCTTGTGGATGGTCTCCAATGTTTTTGCAGTCGCCAAAATTGCGCAAAACACAGCTTTTGTTGCATGGGAGGCTGtgcaagaagaagcagcagcaaatcagcaaaaaaattaaacacgaaaataatttaaattcatGAACGAAAACGTAAGCAAAGCCAAGACGGCGACGAAGCAACGGACAAAGAAGACTCGGAACTCCAAAAGGGGACCCGAAAATAAgaagaaaacaaatacaaacgcaccacacacacacacactcacacacagatGAGAGAGAGGGTGAATCGGTGAATCGTTCGCTTGTGGGCGAGCAAAAGAGATGGGTAGCAGCCGAAAAAACTATACACAAAGTATCCAATCCAATCATCTCCGCATGTGGGTGTTCAATGCTTATCGCGTTTTTGCACTATTTTCCAAACAATTTGAGCAATTTCGCCTGGCGACAGCCACAAAGAGCCGCACACAGAGCCACGATAACGGTGAAGAAGACGGCGCATGCGCGACACGTTTCAGCGCTTCGGCGCTCCACCGTTTCACATTCACTCTCGTCGGCGTTCGCTCGCTCACCAGCaacacacacagcacacacGATTCGAATCCGCCTCGCAATCGAGGGCTCCAACACACGTCCGCAGCGGCCAAGAGTTCGTTCGAAACTGAGCCCAGCTGTGCGGGGGACCCTCCGTGTTGGAGCTCGAATCGGTCCGCAATGGAACCGGTTATGCACTGAAAACGAAATTTGGACAATACATAATGCGAATCCGGAAATAAGGCTGGTAAAGTTGCGAATCTGATTCCGCCGGAGTGAAAGCATTttgaaaacaaatgaaaaaataatttaaaaaatttaataatttcaaaattattATACCAAAATTCCAAAAACGTCAAACAAAGTATCTATTTAAGACATAAATTTATGAACTACTtcatttttctcagtgtgtCCTCGCTCCCGCTCTTTGGGGCTCCCGAACCGCTGCTCCATTTCGCCTCGGCTCTCGGGATCTGGGTGGTGGGACTGGATCCCAGGCCATGTCCGCCTCCAAATGGGTTCCGTCATATTCGACATGACGACGTGTCGAATTAATCATTGCCGTGTCTCTCGCCCTTTCTCTCGCCGCCTAGCGGGAATTTCCCAGCCTGGCGGATGCACTGCAACCGGGTGGAGGTGGAGTAAAGATCAGGCGAGAGAGAGTCCATCCTCAAACGGCTGTCCGCTCTTGCGGTTAATGGAGTGGTAAAAACCGGCACCCATGCGCGAGAAGAGTTCCTGTTTGCCCCGTGAGCAATGGAGATGCCAGCGGTGGGTTCTTGGACCGCCTGGAATTAACCAACTCATTTTGAGTACACTGAATTAGCATACTAATCGAAGTGCCATCCAACTTATATGATGGCTTTATATTAGGCGGAACTGGAGTTTCTTGAATGATAATGTATCTATTCGTTACTATATGCGATGGGATGATGAATAACATACCCAACTTGAAGTTATACAACATGTATTGAATTTTTGCTTCAAACATACGTGCCTAATTATTCTGGTTActttaaattacaaaaacatAGGGCAGCATTCAGGTTTCCCAGATACTCAATCATTCAATAATTGAGGTCTGAAACATTTAACCATTGTCCAGAGACAATATTTTATGCCAAGTATTCTAGACAGCTCACTTACCTCCATGGCCCCATACTAGCCTCTTCGATCTTTGTTCGGATGTCAGTCAATAGTCAGAAGTCGTCAAATGCAGCTGTGCacattaaaatcaattaagaTTCTTATTTATCTACGATTCGAGCCGGGCTTAACAAGTGCAGCCAGGTATTTAGCAGAACGGGCGcatctataaatatttattaatgcaAGAGAACGATCGACGCTTACTTTTGACACGCatggaaaatcaaaaaaccaaaaaaaaaaatacacatttCCAACTTTTGAGTGCACTTTGAATGAGTTGCGCCGAAGAACAAAAAATGATTCGAACGTTTCATGCTCGATTGTCATTAAAAAAATCGCAAAAATGTATTGGAATCGCACAAGCATAGGTCGAGAACTCGAAACTCCAAAGCAATTCAGTTGGATaggtaattaaattaattaatttctatGTGCTGCCGATTGTCGTCGAGTGTTGTGATTTATCTGTGCGTGCAATGAGGCAACttgtaaatgattttttaGCGATGAGGCCTTCCAAGCGGCAATTTGAAGTTGACTAAGTTAATTCGATTGGTATCTGCAGCTGTGGGCTATTTATCGATTCCAAATTGGAATACCAACCATGTAATGTGCAATAAACTGAAAAAATAGCGTTAGGTAATTGCCAAAAGTactaaaataatacaaactaTAGTTACCACTAAGATTATTTCTGTGTTTAATCGCAATTTAGTGTAATCTGTTTATAGCCGGGAAACGCGTTGCCAAAAATAGTCTAGTCCCGAGTCCAGACTCGAAGTTTCGAGCACCCACTCGAGGCCTTAATGGTACTACCAAGCCCAAAACACTCTCGGCCTCAACAGCAATTACGAGTTCTAAACAAGCTCTCGATCAACTCCACAACAATTTACGCACACAGAActcacaataaaaaaaaaaaattaaaaaaaatggaagaCAGCAACAATGATATCGCATTCCTGGGCTATGTGTCTTGGCCACTAAAAGTGAAGGGTAAAAAAACGAGCAATAATTTCTGTGTTTATGTGAAATGGCCTGCACATATTCGAGCcacattaataattaatttatctTGCTCAgcaaaatcaaattcaaagCACCAACAACAGTGATGTTAAATGGTTTAACAACTTTCACGGCATAAAAAACCAAAGCaaccaaaaaaatatatatgtatcaaTGAGTAAGGCACGGCTACGCATAGCAAAGTAATTGATTTCTTACAGCTCGGATTTGGGTTTCGATACCATTTCAATTTCAGCTACGAAAAATATCAATTTTAATGGCTTGCAAATCGAGAGCGAGTGAGATCGAAGGTCAGGCCAACGCACAAGGCggccaaacaaaaatagtaataataataataataataatcggaCAGGTGACAATAACcagagcagcaacaaaaagctGCGAAGCTGGTGTTGGCCCACAAAATGGAACACGCGCCATTGAAACACTCAGAAAACTCGGATTCGCGGCAAGCGCAAGTCAAAGTTAAGCCAAACGCATTAAGCATACGCACCGTGTGACGGCCGTTTTGGAGCGCTGATACATTGTGTGCTGCTTGGGCAAATAAGTAAGCTGAGCTAACTAGTCGCTAGTCACTAGTAGGTAGCTGCAACTGGTAGCCGTGTTAGCCTAGCTTGTTAGCAAATAGTTGCAGTGCGGAGTTGGTAGGTCTCATGAATTAAATCATTTTCCGCTAATTGGATTCCTTGAGTCAGCAACTAGACTGGACTATCAAGCCATTTGCCCACTAAGGGCTTGTGCTAGTTTGCCATTGAAATGGTTTTAGTTGTGGCAAATAGTATTACAAGCAATCGAGATTCGAAATATGCAACTTAATACGAGCCAAGAACCCATTCAACATTCCCACAGTCACTTTGAATAAGTGTATCAAACGATTAAGCTCGAAGTGAGTGCGCAGAGCTGACTCCAAGCCAGAACCCATCCCATATCGCCATATCCATGGCTCACTGCACTGAAGTGTGATACCAAGGTGCACTTGTGGCCCACTCCCAGCACTCGAAGTTAAGCGCCCTGTTTACACAAGTGCTGGAGCAATCGCAATCGCATTCGTATACGTACTCGCTTCCTCAATAGCGCTTTTCGCATCTATGTTCAATTAGTTGCGTTAACCCATTAACACACTGAGCTCATGTCTAACTATAAACCCAATCACACAATGTTGCTAGAAGATCGCGGCGAAACAAGTTCCCTTTCACTTGCATCTCGTACTTAACGAGCCATGCTCGGCGCATCCCACCAATGATGTTTCTAATGCAATTTTACCATAAGTAGACTCGCAGCCGTCTTCTAAAAAGTACATCTCTATCTGCTCCGAAGGCATTCCGAGTGGAAATGCCAACTGACACACACCGCGCATGCGTACGTGATTTTGgatttaattaactttggcTTCGCAACAGCACatagatacatacatacaaatgtATGTAGTTCATGTGTGTTGGCAGGTGAAGTGAAGCAGGTGAGGCGGCTTTAAGGTGAGACTGGGGCATTGACTTTGGTAATGAAAACTCAGCCTAGTTCAGTCGGTCAGCCCTTCATGCAAGAATGGCCCCATTGAAGGATTTCCATGTGCTACTTGCCGGGTTTCGGCCTTATTTTCCAGGCCCAATCCCTCCGCTGCTGCCAATTTTGCTGCTACGTTTGGCTGGCAGGTGTTAGTTAAATACCGCAGTCAATACCCGCAAGGTCaatgcaataaattttaaaaatatattacgGACCATGTGCCATCCGCTTAATACCAATTGCGGAATCTTTAATCAAACGCAGGTGAAATTCACTCTGGTGAACTTGCTACACCCTTATTTGCTGTAAATAACGAAAAAATAACCAATAACATTCAGCTATTTAAATGCAAACtaaagtttattttattagcGTATTACTTCAAGTACCAAGGTAAAGATAAAGAAATTCATGTCGTTTTATGGACACTTAAGGTTATAACCAAGATAATTAGTTTCTGTAATTGGAGAAGTAAAAACTAAAATGTATTTTAGAGATTAAATAATAGAAATTATCCAACttaattgaatatattttcataGTCACTATTCTTTAATTACATATTAACTAATGTAAAAAACGGTTGATTTGACACGGCGGATACTGTTATTATTTTCGTGTGGCCATTTTTTATCGCACAAGCCTTCTTCAAAATGCCTAAAAGTAGGCAAAAGATTTTTCTGCTCTGTTTTTTGAGTAGGCTTTTGCATTGCACAGTGGTTCCCATTGTGGGGAACGCTGCCAAAAATACTTCTAATACCGAGTTCGTGACCGAGTTATTAAACCCCATATAAACAAACATCGTAGTTTAACAAAAATATCATAAACATATTCATTAGTTCATATCACAATCGTAATAACTTAagccaaaaaacacaaaaaagcATCTAGAAATTATCAGGTTTCTCAGACATTTGCAGCAAGTCTTTTATATTGGAGTTATCTTCCAGTGGAAATCTTCTCTTTAAATCAGATAAAGTTAATCGACTTCTGTGTCCGCGTTCTGAAATCTGGTTAGGATCTAAAACTTTCAGATGATAGATTAGAAACTCGTAGAGTAACATGCGTTCTCGACTGGCATAATGAAAGGCCACCGAGTAGTTGGAACAGCATGCCAAGccctaaaataaaatatcatCAGCGTCATCATGTTTGGATATCATCTTAGGACTCACCGTTTCAACTCGAGATAGACTCATGAGGCGCAGCCACTCCGGAATGGTGTAATTCGCATCCGACATGTAGTTCTCCAGATCCAGGGGCATAAACTTTGGCTTCGTGTCTCCATCCAAAGCCTGTGTGGAGTCGACGAAGTGGACGCCCACATTCTGCATACAAATTCCCATGTAAAAGTCCTCGATGCCCATCTTTTTCGGCTGCGGGCAAATCACCTCAGATTCATAGGCTTGTGTTGCAAATCTATGGAGTGCCTCACGACTCAGAATGTACGAAGCTCCGCCAGACATATAACTCTAGAGAATAGCAAAATTCACTTTTATCACAAATTGTCATTTTGAAATGGTACCCGCCCAGTGGTAAATTACCAAACTCGTTCCCATATCGTAAAAAACGCTTATGCTAAACTATGAATATTTACTTCAAAGGCCCGAAAGAC
This genomic stretch from Drosophila mauritiana strain mau12 chromosome 2L, ASM438214v1, whole genome shotgun sequence harbors:
- the LOC117136447 gene encoding uncharacterized protein LOC117136447 produces the protein MKRKRIASRLFNIFLLAVLCYLILTSLSDRNKTIDISEVPQIYINEEDELFVNTTGCRISATKPLSLYALSFMEPIEPVLCRMQQLMVAETIGDRNYLVRNISRLGILSWRQVSCIYREFVRVDDAHNKYISMKFFKLTDRTRYLEVGTGLQHIRTWCWVDFGRIIFHDVLYFLPPLPQDTNRSTELQKRKLSVMILGVDSISHMHYMRYFHRVADFIEHLPHTEFWGYNRVALNTYPNLIPLVSGLSVSQMEESCYKDELNFDKCNFLWNEFKRAGYSTIFAEDTDTAGLFIYRKRGFQKQPTDIYMRPLMTEIESHSLYRTTFDLKCTGHRLYGEFYYDFVSKLIPHMERQLFFSFLWNMHGIHDVFPFAKFVDKDYLSILTRLHEKGVMENTLILFMGDHGLRFDSFARTAPGQHEMSQPLLIAIYPEWLKRRFPLAISNFERNARSLITTFDLHETLKDVIHLDRLTNVNVRNRTLYLTNERGISLFLPIPQNRNCKTAEIKQHYCLCNELKSVSTHESAIQEAASFAVDRINELIKPYPQCKVLSLQSVRSAYRAKSSTYRGNYRLSQVMVRLKTTPGDGNFDATVLITMFNGEKTDMKLGGPVTRTDRYADQAYCVQNYRIEMYCYCL